From the genome of Deinococcus fonticola, one region includes:
- a CDS encoding site-specific DNA-methyltransferase has protein sequence MTDTTKPETLLSVDHYEFKPNPIKGYPELWWRGKRPFTSTRFYPAQHKETHGKSVEGPDGKEWRNRIFWGDNLQVMSHLLKEFRGKIDLIYVDPPFDSRAEYGKKIQAKGKFAVGNSSAFEEKQYSDIWSNDEYLQFIFERLVISRELLKSRGFIFLHCDYHKSHYIKTMMDQIFGIENFRNEITWVRSTNPKGSQHKSKGLDVFTDSILLYSNSDSAELFQERIRVPLNEEELEEKYFRIDEKGKYYDGPIVSSITMGERPNLVYEYGGYIPPASGWRVSREKLEVIDRNGNLGWTRNGTPFRKLRPEDDKGRPIGNFWNDISLINSQSNERVGYPTQKPIALLERIITLASEPHAIVLDFFMGSGTAQAAAMKLGRRFIGADINLGAVQTTTKRLLKVAEDLSKQQPKLGEDAPTYYTGFEIYNVNNYDVFRNPVQARELLIDALEINKFPAGNLFDGEKDGRLVKIMPVNRIATRADLSDLISGFDYAEFGRRKLEHPSRAVEKIQLVCMGHEPDLKAQLQKEVGDYKLDIEVVDILRDRQDLQFKRDSEAEIVIEDGHLVIKQFYPLNLMQKLSLQQENVTDWREMVESVMIDWNYDGAIITEPQVDIPDRNGLVKGRYKVPEGASNIRVKITDLLSESLEQDVANG, from the coding sequence ATGACCGACACGACTAAACCCGAAACGCTGTTGAGCGTTGACCACTACGAATTCAAACCCAACCCCATCAAGGGTTACCCGGAACTGTGGTGGCGCGGCAAACGGCCCTTTACCAGCACCCGCTTCTACCCCGCCCAGCATAAGGAAACGCACGGTAAAAGTGTCGAGGGGCCGGATGGAAAGGAATGGCGCAACAGGATTTTCTGGGGCGATAACCTTCAGGTGATGAGCCACCTGCTGAAGGAATTCCGAGGCAAAATTGATTTAATCTACGTTGATCCGCCTTTTGATAGCAGGGCTGAATACGGTAAAAAGATACAAGCAAAAGGCAAGTTTGCTGTTGGAAATAGCAGTGCGTTTGAAGAAAAACAATACTCTGATATTTGGAGCAATGATGAGTACTTGCAGTTTATTTTTGAACGACTAGTTATATCCAGAGAACTTTTGAAATCTCGTGGTTTTATATTTCTCCACTGTGATTATCATAAATCCCATTATATTAAGACAATGATGGATCAAATTTTTGGTATCGAAAATTTTCGCAACGAAATTACTTGGGTAAGATCGACTAACCCTAAAGGTTCACAGCATAAATCGAAGGGGCTTGATGTTTTCACGGATTCTATTTTACTCTATTCTAATAGTGATTCTGCCGAACTGTTTCAAGAAAGAATTCGAGTACCACTCAACGAAGAAGAGTTAGAAGAGAAATATTTTCGAATTGATGAAAAGGGAAAATATTACGACGGGCCCATCGTAAGTTCTATCACGATGGGCGAAAGGCCAAATCTCGTTTATGAATATGGTGGTTATATCCCTCCCGCTTCTGGCTGGCGCGTAAGCCGTGAGAAGTTAGAAGTCATTGACAGAAATGGCAACCTGGGATGGACTAGGAATGGCACGCCCTTTAGAAAATTAAGACCGGAGGACGATAAAGGACGGCCCATTGGAAACTTTTGGAATGATATTTCTCTTATTAATTCACAATCGAATGAAAGGGTTGGCTATCCGACTCAGAAGCCTATTGCCCTGCTAGAAAGGATCATCACTTTAGCCAGTGAGCCACATGCTATTGTTTTGGACTTTTTTATGGGGTCGGGTACGGCTCAGGCTGCCGCGATGAAACTGGGACGCCGATTCATTGGGGCCGACATTAACCTGGGAGCGGTTCAGACCACCACCAAGCGCCTGTTGAAAGTTGCTGAAGACCTCTCCAAGCAGCAACCTAAGCTCGGTGAGGACGCCCCCACCTACTACACCGGGTTCGAGATTTACAACGTGAACAACTACGACGTGTTCCGTAACCCTGTGCAGGCCAGGGAACTGCTGATTGACGCGCTGGAGATCAATAAGTTCCCGGCTGGAAACCTGTTCGACGGCGAGAAGGACGGGCGGCTGGTGAAGATCATGCCCGTGAACCGCATCGCCACCCGCGCTGACCTGAGTGACCTGATTTCCGGGTTCGATTACGCGGAGTTCGGGCGGCGCAAGCTGGAGCACCCCTCCAGGGCCGTCGAGAAGATTCAACTGGTCTGCATGGGCCACGAGCCGGACTTGAAGGCTCAGCTCCAGAAGGAAGTGGGCGATTACAAGCTGGACATCGAGGTGGTGGACATCCTGCGTGACCGCCAGGACTTGCAGTTCAAACGCGACAGTGAAGCGGAAATCGTCATCGAGGACGGCCACCTGGTCATCAAGCAGTTCTATCCCCTCAACCTCATGCAGAAACTCAGCTTGCAGCAGGAGAACGTCACCGACTGGCGCGAGATGGTGGAGTCCGTGATGATCGACTGGAATTACGACGGGGCAATCATCACGGAGCCGCAGGTGGACATTCCCGACAGGAACGGCCTGGTCAAAGGCCGCTACAAAGTACCGGAGGGCGCGAGCAACATCCGTGTGAAGATCACCGATCTGCTGTCCGAGTCGCTGGAACAGGATGTCGCCAATGGCTAG